AACAGCAACATTCTACTGGTCAATCAACAGCAATAAATGCTAGAAAAACAATAATTAAACAATCTTCATCATTGGCAGAACAAAAACCAAATAGTACTTCCAAGCCAAACCCAAGGCCAATACCTGAAAAAAAGAAGCAACCACAGCAATCGCTGGAGGAACGTATCATGTGGGCTTTACCAAAAATATTCATGGTAATTTTAGTGATGGGGGTGCTTTGGGGTCTTAAGCTCGTTAGTGATTATGGTTATTTATCGAATGAGGTTAAAATCATCCTCGCCTATGCATTATCGATTTTCTTAGCCGTACTAGCAAATGTGCTGGAGCATAGAAAAAAAGGATCTCCAGCTATCACCATTTCCTTATATGGTGGGGCATTTATCGTAGGAATTTTAACAACAGCGGCTAGTGCAATATTGTATGAAATTATTGGTTTAACGCTGGCACTCATTATTGCCATCATCTATATTGGCTATGGGATTGCTATTTGCTACTTAAAGAAAAATGAGATATTAACAGTGTTTGTAGCATTCACTTCACTCTTGCTACCATATTTACTAGAATATATGGATTTTAGTGCTGTTATTATTTTAATTTATGTACTTGCGTTATTTACGATGCTACAATTTGTCATTTATCAGCATAAGCAAAAGCTGGCACTCTATATAGCAACCTTTTTCTCTATGGTAGCTGTTAGCATTATAGCGTTTATGAACACTGACAATCGAGCTATAATGGCATTTGGCTTGATGGCTGTATTAGCTATTTGCTATACGAGTTGGTGCCGTTTATTTAATATTGAATCTAAATGGAAGCATATTCATGTCGGTCTTCAATTTTCTTTAGGAGTTTTTAGCTTATTGCTTTTGAACCTTATGATTAGACCAATCGAATATAGTGAAGTGCTTTTATTCGTATTGGTCATCTTGTTTGCGACTTTAGCGGGTTATGGCTATAGGCAAAAATGGCAGGAGGCATTTGATAGTGCCATCACACTCGCGTTTATCACCCTATGTAATACGCTACTCGTTATGAATATACCAGAGAAAGTAGAAGATTTACTATTGCCGTTTATCGCATTTACAGGTGTTATAATGAGCTTACGTTTACGAGCAAGCTTGATGAAGGTCATCAGCTCGGTCATATTTGCTATTACCATTATAATCAACTTTATGATTCATGAGCCGGTACCATTTTTTAGCATTAACCATGCTAGCCTTTTTATGCCAGTCATCTATTTGCTGCTTATTTATCTATATGCAATGCGTCCGAAAGAGTCACTTTCGGTATTTGAAAAACTGATGAAGGATTTATATGTAGTAGACTTTTTAGCGGTCATAACAACTGGTTACTTCTTAGCCTATATTAGTAAGCTTGATGCAGTATATTTTGCTGGTGTTAGCAACAGCCAGCATATGATGAGTATCATGCTAGCTGTCCTATTTGCAGCATCCCTTCTAGTGCCAGCAAAATATAAAGGACGCGCATTAACACCAGTGCTTGGCGCATTTTTCCTGCTTTTTGCGCTGTCAATCGGTATCCTTCCAGCCGAAATGCAGGGAATAGAATGGCTCCATCTTTTAACAAGAATCATTTATATTGGTGTGCTTGTGGCACTATTAATAGATGTGCTTATGAAGGGCCGTATTTATCAAATTTATCAACAACAGATGGAGAAATACGTCGATCCGACAGTGAGTGCAGGCATCGTGCTAACAATGCTATCCATTTGGGGATTCGTACATCAGCTAGCCTATAACAATCTACTAGACTGGAAGCTCAGCATTGCACTCTCTACAATTACACTTTTTGTGACAGCCAGTATTGCCCTATGGCTGAGTACGGTGCGTAACTTACGAACATTACGCTTAACGGGCTTTACTATCTTGGTCATTGCGTTTATAAAGCTTATATTCTTTGATTTATCTGCACTCGATCTATTAATACGAGCTGTCCTGTTTATCGCGATTGGTGGAATCGGATTGTTGTTGTCGGGTAGGTTGTTGAGGAAGGATAAGGAATAAAGTAAGGGGATAAGGTTGTTAGTAAAAAGTAGCCATCAAATACAAAATGCCAAAGTGTTGTTTAACAGCGCTTTGGCATTTTAAAATTATAAATGATGATTTTGATAAAGGAGTTTTCTTTTACCAATAAAATCTAATAAAAAAGAAGGGTTCCATGTAAAATGTAAGTTATCACACCGACATGAGGAAGAATCCTAGGCTTGCAAATAACCCGATTTTCAAACTCCTTCAAAACTTTATTTAACTGGAAGAAGTAGATGCGATGGAATTCTAGCTGAGGTTCAGGTTTAAAGTTAAAGTCCATAAATGTGATGAAAGCTATAGAAATGATGCTCAATGTAAAGCTACTGCAAAAAATGATATACCTCCTGTTGATGATGTTAATAGTAAATTTGATAAAACAGCCAAGAGAGAGTTGAATTTCTCATTGGCTGTTTTCAGTTGTTTAGGAAATTATTAAGTTTAAAGTATAATTAGTTTTCTATAATAGAACCTTCTTCAAAAGGTAATCTTTCACCATCAGGATCAAGTAAACCATCTGATGGTCCTACACCTGATGGTAGAGGAGGTAAATTAGAGCCTTTATAAATTCTACCATTACCGGTAAAATTTATAGAGTCAGCTACAACGGAACCTCTAATAGAAGCACTCCCATCAATAATTAACTCAGCATTTGGTGCAATAACATATTGACCTGTAGTAGGTGTACTTCCAGAAAAAGTGATTTTGCTTCCTCCTGAAATAATATTACCATACACTTTAGAGCCACTACCCAATGACATATTAGCACTTTGGCTAAATAATGTTGCATAAAATGGTGTAGAACCATTTAAAGTGAATTGTGATGAGCCTACGTAATAGAAATTGACTTTTGAAGGGTCTGCTGTATTTGCGTTAAACCCAGTAGTAGAGTTAAGTGCAGTGAATTTTTTTACATATAAATTCAACTTTCCATTCCCTGTAACATTTATTGTTCCATAATTCATATCAAAATCATCTACTAATAAATTTACTTCACTGTCTATGTTAATAGTAATTGTTCGATTGGAAGTAATTCTAATTCTTGATAGATGTGTATCTGATGTTAAATTGAATGTTACATTATTTTTCAAATAGCCTTTCGGGTCTTCAGTTGAAAGTACGCCATTAGTAACTAAATCCACTCCATTAGATAGCGTATATTCTGATAGTAATGGAATTGCTGATAATTGATTTGTTTTATCCGTTGTCCTTTCCCAAAAATCATTAGGCAAAAAACTCTTTGGGTCAATTGCAAGTGGTGGTAATATTGTTTTAGGGTAATGCCACTCATTCTTTTGTTGTTGATTTTGAGGGGTAATTGACTGTTTTGAACTATCCATATTAATTTTTCCGCCAGTTGAACCATCTTCAGTAAGAATTTTTCCAGAGTAGTTGTTAAAAATTACATTCCCATATCTTAAAGATGTGTCCCCATGAATTTCACCACTACTATTAAATACAATATTTCCAGATGTTAGAACGGTATGATTTTCCCAATCTCCAGATACAAGAGGTGGAGTACCACTTTCGCTGCCATCTTCCTCATCATCACCTAAATCATTATAAAGGGAAGGTCTAAGTTTAATTTCTTGATCAACTACACGTTCCTTAGCAGAATCAATGGTCCCAGTTGAAATAATTTTGACTTTAAAGTCTGCACTTGTCGGTTGTAGCTCAATAGATGCTACCTTACCTGTAGAGATAGTAAAAGATGTGTCAGAAAAGTATCCCTTATCAATTGCTTTATCAAATTCTTCTTTTAGAACAACCTCAACATAATGCTTCCTCGCCATTTGCTTTGTTAACTTTGGTAAGTTATTAGCTTTACGGTAAATATTTTGATCAATAATCCATTTCGTAATCTCTTGGATTGCGTCATCTTCTATTTTTCTTAATTTTAATTTTACTTCTTCTTTAGCTAAATTAATTCCCGCCTCAGCAATATAAAACACCGCCTGGTCTTTTCGCTCATAGTCTACTTGTTTTAGACTGTTAGAAGAGACACTTATTAAAGATATACCAAGGATTGAGATGAACACAACTAAAAATAACGCAAGTGCAAGCGCTGAACCTCGTTGATTTTTAATTTGTTTACTCATTATTTTCCTCTCCTTTGAGTAATATCTGTTGTAGCTCTTTGACCATCTTCACTGATAATTTCAATAGCGCCTCCGCTGATTGTAAATTTGGAAATTTTATAGGCAAGGATTTCGTCACTACCGTTTGAATTTCGAATAATTTGATTATTTTCTAACCTATAAGTTGATACAATTTCATCCCCTAACAATAATGTGTGTAATTCTGTCGGAGGGTCTGTTGTATCATCAGAATCTGTTGTAAGGTTATCACTCTTCCGAAAATCCTTCGTGATTACTTTTAATGCAAAGGATAAATCCTTAATATCGCGATTATGTGCACTCTGCTCGATTTGTTGCTTTGTAGCAGATGTTACAATACTAATACTCAGCATTGATACGATGGCAAGAATAACAACGACTGCAAGCACTTCAAATAATGTAAGACCTTTGCTATTTCGTAGCCATTTCATATTTATTTTGCCCTCCCTAGTATATACACATTTTCCATTGTAGCTTTGCTATTTGTACTGTTTTCAACAACTTCCAGATGCACATAAACCGCATTTTTATAAGTGTTATCTGCAGGAAATGTTTCTAATGTTAAATAGTAAGTAAAACGATCCTCTTCATGTGGTAAATATTTATACACTTGGTTAGTTGGTAGAGAAGTCAAGGTCGAACTGGGATTCTCTTCATCCAATGTATAGCCACCTGCTAAATCTTCATAAGAAACTGCCCCACCAGACGCATTGTAAATCTCCTCCATCTTTACTTGTGCTGCATAAGTAGCATCCAAAATATCATTTGACTTGTGCGTTGTTTTATTTGACTGAATGAGCAAGCCAAAAAATGAAATTAACACAATTCCAATTATTAAAAGGGCGGCGACAACTTCAATCAAAGACATGCCTTGATTATTTTTAAGATATTTTATCAAATCAATTCCCTCCCTATTTAACTATTGATATATCAATAGTTTGCTCCATTTTGAGTGTTAGAAAAATATTTATTTACAACTATATATTAATTTATTTAACAATCTCTTTGAACGCTCCGCAGAAGGATAACCTATTTTCTGTAAACTCTAGACTCATAATTTGGTGTTTGTTTAACATAGATTTCTTTGAGCATAAGGTATGTAAAACTTCCTAAATGTCATAATTATTTTTTAATATTGAATTTATTCAAGCTGCCATAAATTGAACATTTCTACCTACACCGGTACGTAAATAGAGGTGATGACTTAAAAATTATTAATTAAAGGTATTATAACGAAATTCTGGAACTATATCTAATGGAATTTATTCTATTTTTAATTCTATAGAACTATTTTTTGAATATTTTTTGAATTTTTTCAGGAGTTTTAAAAATTAAATCGGAAAAAAGTTGCATTTTTAGGGGTGTCAAACTACTATAGTTGTAGTATCATTTTGTATATAAATAGAAATTCCATTAGTGAATGGAAGGATGAGATGGATGAAAACATACATAAAAATAATTAGCGTCATTTTAGCGATTGTTCTAATTGTAGGATTTTTTGTTCCATCACTTGTGCTAAATGGCACAGTCTTTGCGAAAGAAAGTCCTAAAGATTCAACAATTGGTGGTATTGCTGTTGAAGGGCTGAATAAAGAAGAAATCCTCCAAATTCTTCGTGATGCTGTGGAGAAATGGCAGGAAACACCTCTTATTATTAGTGGTGGTGGTACGGAGCAAGAACTGGATGCACATGATGTACAGTTTGATATAGAGCAGGTAGTGTCACAATTTGAGGAGCTGTCAAAAAAGCCATGGTTTGCCTTTTGGGAAAGTAAAAGAACTGTTCAGCTCCCGATCCCTGTAATAGCTGGTGTCAATACAAAGAAAGCTGTGAAAAATAAATCGCAATGGAAAACAGAGGAAACGATTGCGAGGATTCTGAATCAGGCTGGGAATTTAGGCAGCCATCAGATTAATGCAGAATTAGTCGATGTTAGCTCATTAGAGAATGAACGAATTGCTTTTCAAATTAGTGATATTCCGAAGAATGTTGACAATTTAGAGGGATTACTCGATACGCTGAATAATCAATTAATCGCACCGAACCAAAAGATGTCATTGCTACAATTGCTTGGAGAGCAGGCGAATACGGTGCATGCAGAAACCCTTAATTTTATAGCTTCGATGGTCTATAGCACGATACTACAAACAGATTATGTCATTGTAGAACGTCATGCTCAAGCCGTTCCACCTTCTTACCTACAGCAAGGATTGGAAGCGGAGGTGAATGTGGTGCTTGCCAAGGATTTGCAATTTGTGAATACCTCAGCTCAGCTTAGTAAGCTAAAAGCTACGATTGAAGGAAATCAGTTGAAAATTGAAATATGGTCTGCGGAAAAAGACAAGGAAG
This genomic stretch from Lysinibacillus pakistanensis harbors:
- a CDS encoding DUF2339 domain-containing protein, coding for MSLEMEQRIAKLEKEMMDLRQELDVLKQQHSTGQSTAINARKTIIKQSSSLAEQKPNSTSKPNPRPIPEKKKQPQQSLEERIMWALPKIFMVILVMGVLWGLKLVSDYGYLSNEVKIILAYALSIFLAVLANVLEHRKKGSPAITISLYGGAFIVGILTTAASAILYEIIGLTLALIIAIIYIGYGIAICYLKKNEILTVFVAFTSLLLPYLLEYMDFSAVIILIYVLALFTMLQFVIYQHKQKLALYIATFFSMVAVSIIAFMNTDNRAIMAFGLMAVLAICYTSWCRLFNIESKWKHIHVGLQFSLGVFSLLLLNLMIRPIEYSEVLLFVLVILFATLAGYGYRQKWQEAFDSAITLAFITLCNTLLVMNIPEKVEDLLLPFIAFTGVIMSLRLRASLMKVISSVIFAITIIINFMIHEPVPFFSINHASLFMPVIYLLLIYLYAMRPKESLSVFEKLMKDLYVVDFLAVITTGYFLAYISKLDAVYFAGVSNSQHMMSIMLAVLFAASLLVPAKYKGRALTPVLGAFFLLFALSIGILPAEMQGIEWLHLLTRIIYIGVLVALLIDVLMKGRIYQIYQQQMEKYVDPTVSAGIVLTMLSIWGFVHQLAYNNLLDWKLSIALSTITLFVTASIALWLSTVRNLRTLRLTGFTILVIAFIKLIFFDLSALDLLIRAVLFIAIGGIGLLLSGRLLRKDKE
- a CDS encoding pilus assembly PilX N-terminal domain-containing protein, with the protein product MSKQIKNQRGSALALALFLVVFISILGISLISVSSNSLKQVDYERKDQAVFYIAEAGINLAKEEVKLKLRKIEDDAIQEITKWIIDQNIYRKANNLPKLTKQMARKHYVEVVLKEEFDKAIDKGYFSDTSFTISTGKVASIELQPTSADFKVKIISTGTIDSAKERVVDQEIKLRPSLYNDLGDDEEDGSESGTPPLVSGDWENHTVLTSGNIVFNSSGEIHGDTSLRYGNVIFNNYSGKILTEDGSTGGKINMDSSKQSITPQNQQQKNEWHYPKTILPPLAIDPKSFLPNDFWERTTDKTNQLSAIPLLSEYTLSNGVDLVTNGVLSTEDPKGYLKNNVTFNLTSDTHLSRIRITSNRTITINIDSEVNLLVDDFDMNYGTINVTGNGKLNLYVKKFTALNSTTGFNANTADPSKVNFYYVGSSQFTLNGSTPFYATLFSQSANMSLGSGSKVYGNIISGGSKITFSGSTPTTGQYVIAPNAELIIDGSASIRGSVVADSINFTGNGRIYKGSNLPPLPSGVGPSDGLLDPDGERLPFEEGSIIEN
- a CDS encoding PulJ/GspJ family protein; translated protein: MKWLRNSKGLTLFEVLAVVVILAIVSMLSISIVTSATKQQIEQSAHNRDIKDLSFALKVITKDFRKSDNLTTDSDDTTDPPTELHTLLLGDEIVSTYRLENNQIIRNSNGSDEILAYKISKFTISGGAIEIISEDGQRATTDITQRRGK
- a CDS encoding prepilin-type N-terminal cleavage/methylation domain-containing protein; the protein is MIKYLKNNQGMSLIEVVAALLIIGIVLISFFGLLIQSNKTTHKSNDILDATYAAQVKMEEIYNASGGAVSYEDLAGGYTLDEENPSSTLTSLPTNQVYKYLPHEEDRFTYYLTLETFPADNTYKNAVYVHLEVVENSTNSKATMENVYILGRAK
- a CDS encoding VanW family protein, which gives rise to MKTYIKIISVILAIVLIVGFFVPSLVLNGTVFAKESPKDSTIGGIAVEGLNKEEILQILRDAVEKWQETPLIISGGGTEQELDAHDVQFDIEQVVSQFEELSKKPWFAFWESKRTVQLPIPVIAGVNTKKAVKNKSQWKTEETIARILNQAGNLGSHQINAELVDVSSLENERIAFQISDIPKNVDNLEGLLDTLNNQLIAPNQKMSLLQLLGEQANTVHAETLNFIASMVYSTILQTDYVIVERHAQAVPPSYLQQGLEAEVNVVLAKDLQFVNTSAQLSKLKATIEGNQLKIEIWSAEKDKEVTVRVTKDKIVRPRIIARYSDELAAGQEKIEQEGQEGVRIEIYRSIRVNDGSTEEQLVSRDYYAPVNRIVVRSSRKLEASESVVTDQQKTATDSDLQMDLDGNGLPDANTSATEQKQDGPEIIYGYYDKGGNFVQTSP